The following proteins come from a genomic window of Rutidosis leptorrhynchoides isolate AG116_Rl617_1_P2 chromosome 10, CSIRO_AGI_Rlap_v1, whole genome shotgun sequence:
- the LOC139871452 gene encoding uncharacterized protein, whose product MFFNFCNHWSISDLWRIFKPFGDLRDIYLAGKRLRSGYKFAFARFHGVGDVNNLLRQLETVKFDGRSIRVFLATNRNPNGAGITRNNGGENKLKVNSVWMPKAAPMVKAGPRGDFPDLKEAYGVSRQNPIPGLRHDSS is encoded by the coding sequence ATGTTCTTCAACTTCTGTAATCATTGGAGCATCTCGGACCTCTGGCGGATCTTCAAACCCTTTGGTGATCTTAGGGACATCTATCTTGCCGGCAAAAGACTAAGAAGTGGTTATAAATTCGCGTTTGCCAGATTTCATGGGGTTGGAGATGTGAATAATCTCCTCCGGCAACTTGAAACTGTGAAGTTCGATGGGAGATCCATTAGGGTGTTCTTAGCTACAAACAGGAACCCTAACGGTGCCGGTATCACCCGTAACAATGGTGGCGAGAACAAGCTAAAGGTGAATTCTGTTTGGATGCCAAAAGCTGCTCCGATGGTGAAAGCAGGTCCTAGGGGTGACTTTCCGGATCTGAAGGAGGCATATGGGGTATCACGACAGAACCCAATTCCTGGCCTTCGCCATGATAGCAGTTAG